Part of the Aquimarina sp. MAR_2010_214 genome is shown below.
CCTGATAACAATCTTGATATTGATCCCAAAGTTTGCGTTCTTTTAGATCTCCAGCAGAAAACTTCCAATTCTTTTCTTTCTTCTCTAGCCTGCGAAGCAATCTATTCTTTTGCTCTTCTTTTGATAAATGTAAATAGAATTTATAAATCAAAGTGCCATTTTCTGCAATGTGTTTTTCAAAATTTCGAATTTGTTCAAAACGTTTATCCCAGAATGTATCATTAATATCTTCAACTGTATTGATATGAGGAATATTTTCTCCCATTATATATTCTGGATGCACTCGTGTTACCAAAACATTTTCATAATGTGTTCTATTGAAGACTCCAAACTTTCCTCGTTGTGGCAGAGCAATATAATGTCTCCATAAATAATCATGACCTAATTCTAATGCTGTGGGTACTTTAAAACTATGAACGATAATGCCGCGAGTATTAAAATCTTTAAATACTTCTCTTATCAAACTATCTTTACCCGCAGTATCCATACCTTGAAGACAAACTAGCACAGCATATTTGCCATGTGCGTATAAGGTATCCTGAAGTTTTCCTAATTTCTCTCGTGTTTCTTCGAGTGCTGCCTCGATTTTTTTTTCGCTTTCATCAAGATCAAAAGTGGTTGGGATTTTGGATAATTCTATGGCATTAGACACCATAAAATCTTCGTGATGTATCTTCTTCATACTATGATTTGTGTTATCACCCGAAAGATACTAAAGTTTTGGGTTTGTAGGAAGATAGTTTACTATTCCCTTCTTTTTGCTTTATTTTTTAACAATTTATATGGGGTAGGTAATCCGAAAAGGTAAGAAAATCTATCTAGCATAGAAATCGTAGCTAAAACCTATCATAAAAGTATCATATCTTCGTCCTAAGCTCTTAATATTAAGCTCTGCAAAAATGTGAACAGGTATAGAAATCTGATGTAAAGCTCTTATTTTAATTTGTGCTCCGTGATTAAAACTTCCTGTTCTAAATCCCAAGAAAGCATCATCTTCAATTGCTTCAAATTCATCCGAATCATTACCTAAATATCCTATACCTGCAGTTATAGTAGTAGGATACCAATTAAATAGAATTAAATTTACTCCAATCGCCAGTTCATTATATCCTTCATACTCCTCATCAGCACCTATAGCAAATGAACGATTATATTCGCCTATAAAAGTAGTGTAGCAATTAAAAGCATATTCTATCCTGGCTCCTAATGCTAATTCATTTTCAAGTCCAAAGTTTTTTGCAGCGGCAAATCCATAATTAGTTGCTCCCGGATCATATTGAGCAAAAGACACATAAGGTATACACGACAATAAAATCAAAAATAAAGCTTTTCTCATTATTTAGAACATATACTAGAATTGGTCGTAATATAAGACGTATTAATTACAATAATTCTTCGAATAAAAAACACAATCAACACTATCTATAAATAAGATCAAATACTTATGATTATTTAGCTGCGAAAAGTTTTACATCTTCTTCGCTTACTTCATTACCTCCAAGAATAATCAGACGCTCAACCACATTGCGTAGCTCTCTGATATTACCTGTCCAATCATATTGCTGTAATTGCTTTATAGCTTTAGCTGAAAATGTTTTAACTGGTGATCCTTGTTCTTTTGATATTTTTTTGGCAAAATATCCTATCAATAAAGGAATATCCTCTCTTCTATCATTTAACGCAGGTACTTTTACCAAAATCACTGCCAATCTATGATACAGATCTTCTCTAAATCTATTTTCTGATATTTCTTTCTTCAAATCTTTGTTAGTTGCAGCAACTACACGTACATCTACTTTGATATCCTTATCACTACCTACTCTTTGTATTTTATTTTCTTGTAATGCTCTAAGCACTTTTGCTTGTGCAGAAAGGCTCATATCTCCAATTTCGTCAAGAAATATGGTTCCTCCATTAGCTGCTTCAAACTTACCTGCTCGGTCTTTATTAGCTGATGTAAATGCTCCTTTTACATGCCCAAAAAGTTCACTTTCTATCAATTCTCCAGGTATTGCCGCACAATTCACTTCTATCATTGGTCCTTTTGAGCGCTCACTTTTTTGGTGAATCCAGTGGGCTACTAGCTCTTTACCCGTACCATTGGAACCTGTAATTAAAACTCTTGCATCTGTCGCAGCAACTTTTTCGATTATGTTTTTGATATCAGAAATAGCTTTTGATTCTCCTATCATCTCATAATTTTTGGAGACTTTTTTCTTAAGCATCTTATTCTCTACGACCAATTCCTTGCGATCTAAGGCGTTACGTACTGTATTAAGTAAACGGTTAAGATCTGGCGGTTTAGAAATATAGTCAAAAGCACCTAACCTCATTGTATTTACAGCGGTATCGAGATCTCCATGGCCAGAAATCATG
Proteins encoded:
- a CDS encoding PPK2 family polyphosphate kinase, whose amino-acid sequence is MKKIHHEDFMVSNAIELSKIPTTFDLDESEKKIEAALEETREKLGKLQDTLYAHGKYAVLVCLQGMDTAGKDSLIREVFKDFNTRGIIVHSFKVPTALELGHDYLWRHYIALPQRGKFGVFNRTHYENVLVTRVHPEYIMGENIPHINTVEDINDTFWDKRFEQIRNFEKHIAENGTLIYKFYLHLSKEEQKNRLLRRLEKKEKNWKFSAGDLKERKLWDQYQDCYQDAINKTSLPHAPWYVIPADNKPVARYIVAKTLYTTLKEYEDIQEPELDNKTKANLDLYKQELENE
- a CDS encoding sigma-54 dependent transcriptional regulator, producing the protein MAKILVIEDEAAIRRVLVKILSEENDKYEVFEAEDGLSGIEKIKTDDYDLVLCDIKMPKMDGVEVLEAIKKIKPEIPIVMISGHGDLDTAVNTMRLGAFDYISKPPDLNRLLNTVRNALDRKELVVENKMLKKKVSKNYEMIGESKAISDIKNIIEKVAATDARVLITGSNGTGKELVAHWIHQKSERSKGPMIEVNCAAIPGELIESELFGHVKGAFTSANKDRAGKFEAANGGTIFLDEIGDMSLSAQAKVLRALQENKIQRVGSDKDIKVDVRVVAATNKDLKKEISENRFREDLYHRLAVILVKVPALNDRREDIPLLIGYFAKKISKEQGSPVKTFSAKAIKQLQQYDWTGNIRELRNVVERLIILGGNEVSEEDVKLFAAK